In Candidatus Jidaibacter acanthamoeba, the genomic window GATTATGAGAAATTAGTAGATCACCTATACGGTAAGTTGCAAAGAAAAGGTTACCTATATAAAGACTGTGAGAATTTACTAAGAAGAGAGCGAAATGTTTTTGCCTCACTTTTGGTGGAGCTCGGTTATTATGACGGGATGGTGACAGGGTTGACTAAGAGTTACTTATCTTGCGTTGATGACATCACTAAAGCAGTTGAAGTTAAGCAGGGAAATTTATTGTTCGGACTTTCCATAATGATTGCAAAAAACCGAACCATTTTTATTGCAGATACTACCATTAATGAAATCCCGGATTCTGACGAGTTAGCCGAAATTGCCATCCATGCGGCGGAAGAGGCAAGATCTATGGGGCACGATCCGAGAGTTGCATTTATTTCATTCTCGAATTTCGGGAACCCTATGCGCGAAAAAGCTCAAAGAATAAGAGATGCCGTTACCTTGCTTAATAAGCGCAATGTTGATTTTGAATATGACGGAGAAATGCAGGCAAGTGTTGCATTAAATGCTGAGCTATTAAAACTTTATCCGTTTTGCAGGTTATCACAACCGGCTAATATTTTAATAATGCCGGCGCTTCACAGTGCTAATATTGCTTCAAAATTACTGCAAGAGTTGGGGGGTGGTAAGCTAATTGGGCCGGTTCTTTGCGGAATTAAGAAATCAATTCAAATTGTGCAAATGGGTTCAACTGAATCAGATGTTTTAAATATGGCGGCAATGGCAGCTTACCGCAATTCTGATTTTGCGGATAAGTAGGTAGTTAGATACTCAAGATTATCACGGCAAAGCATTTTGAGAAAAAGAATGAAATATGGCTTGAAAGTTTATATTCTTTCTGATTTTTTAAAAGATTTCGCTATAGCTCAAGGTATTATTCTCCGGTCTTTAGCTAGCTACCTTTTCTCTATTTTAGGTTATCAATTTCTCCATGTGGAAGTCCGGTAATTTTCATTACTTCTTCTAAAGGTACTCCATATTTTAACATCTTTTTAGCTATAGATACTTTTTCCTCTAACCTACCTTCAGCTATTCCTTTCTCCCTACCTTCAGCCATAGCTTCTTCCTTAACCTGTGCTTCTCTTGCCATAGCATCAAGGTTAGCTTTAGTTACCTGTTCATATGCGTTTAGTTCCTGGTCACTCCAGTGATGACTCAGTAATACATCATATGCCTTGCTGATCACATTATCACTGCTGCCGATCAGCTTTTCTATATTATCGGGGTTCTTGCTATGCTTGAAAAAATAACACCATTTTTCTTCGTAACTCTCTAAATCTTCTACCCTCTCTTTTTTAAATTTAGGTAACTCTATAAAGGTAAACGAAAAATCCTTCAGGTCATTCTCATAGCTTACTTTATCCAATATCACATGCTCAGACTTATATCCTTCTTTATCCGGAAACATTACAAAGTCTACTATCGCCAAGAATATTACTTCTTTTAAATTCCCATACTCTTCACCGCTATTCATTTGGTTGCTGTAAGCTTTTGCTGCATAATATTGCGCTCTCTTCTCAAATCCTCTGACTTTCGCAACCTGCATTTCTACTATGTACTGTACACCCGATTCATCAGTACATAGTACGTCTATTATACTTTGCTTCTTTACTGCTATCTCAGGTGCCTGTACGGAATTTAAAAAACTTACTTCTCTGATTATCTCTTTTCCGGTTTTACCTAATATATCATTTAGAAAATGAATCAGGATATCTTTATTCTTTTCACTACCGAATATCTTCTTAAATGCTATATCGTTCTTCGGATCTAAATACCTTACAAATGGCATGCCTAACCTCTCTCTCCTTTTTTACCTATTTTATCTTAAACTATGGCTAAAGTCACCAAACTATTGCTTATTTAAAGTATGAGATTGCTTTTTATAGCGGTTAGATTGAATTTCGAGTAAT contains:
- a CDS encoding Rpn family recombination-promoting nuclease/putative transposase, translated to MPFVRYLDPKNDIAFKKIFGSEKNKDILIHFLNDILGKTGKEIIREVSFLNSVQAPEIAVKKQSIIDVLCTDESGVQYIVEMQVAKVRGFEKRAQYYAAKAYSNQMNSGEEYGNLKEVIFLAIVDFVMFPDKEGYKSEHVILDKVSYENDLKDFSFTFIELPKFKKERVEDLESYEEKWCYFFKHSKNPDNIEKLIGSSDNVISKAYDVLLSHHWSDQELNAYEQVTKANLDAMAREAQVKEEAMAEGREKGIAEGRLEEKVSIAKKMLKYGVPLEEVMKITGLPHGEIDNLK